Proteins encoded within one genomic window of Methanobrevibacter arboriphilus JCM 13429 = DSM 1125:
- a CDS encoding MoaD/ThiS family protein, producing the protein MNFKLIFNNKNETKTIKNEDTSIKDILNDMELSSETVVAKKNGDIVIEDEIIEEGDEIQLIKIIYGG; encoded by the coding sequence ATGAATTTTAAACTTATATTCAACAATAAAAATGAAACTAAAACTATTAAAAATGAGGATACTTCTATAAAAGATATTTTAAATGATATGGAGCTCTCATCTGAAACAGTAGTAGCTAAAAAAAATGGAGATATTGTTATTGAAGATGAAATAATTGAAGAAGGAGATGAAATTCAACTAATAAAGATTATTTATGGTGGATAA
- a CDS encoding SPL family radical SAM protein, with the protein MEDYNLYGSETISDIPLDYFSNKEKNQDSLENNENHNPNNFDINNIINNSFNFHELAKKHGFKEKNVKTILNKSKENRGVFLGDYSLNPYLGCSFDCKYCYINGSKYAGSTKSFYIKSNALDILKNQLKRKSKTGERGIILFGSATDPYIDIEKELFLTRDLLKIANRFRFPIHLVTKSDLVLRDIDLFKKINKNGLLPKDIEHLDSKVMITFSFSSLDEKVAKIFEPNVPNLNRRLKAIKKLKDEKFLVGVSLMPLLPFISDSYNAIDKFVSIFSDIGVDYIFGGPLTLFGDGNNDSKTKYYKILNENFPKFVEPTKNIFKEKDYPNINYQNNIYKNLENVCRRYNIKNSIV; encoded by the coding sequence ATAGAAGATTATAATTTATATGGAAGTGAAACAATCTCTGATATACCATTAGATTATTTTAGTAATAAAGAAAAAAATCAAGATTCTTTAGAAAATAATGAAAACCATAATCCTAATAATTTTGATATTAATAATATTATTAATAATAGTTTTAATTTTCATGAATTAGCTAAAAAACACGGTTTTAAAGAAAAAAATGTTAAAACAATTCTTAATAAAAGTAAAGAAAATAGGGGAGTATTTTTAGGAGATTATTCTTTAAATCCTTACTTAGGTTGTTCTTTTGATTGTAAATATTGTTATATTAATGGAAGCAAATATGCTGGTTCTACTAAATCTTTTTATATAAAATCTAATGCTTTAGATATTCTTAAAAATCAATTAAAAAGGAAATCAAAGACAGGGGAGCGAGGAATTATTCTATTTGGCTCTGCTACTGATCCTTATATTGACATCGAAAAAGAATTATTTCTTACTAGAGATTTACTAAAAATAGCTAATAGATTTAGATTTCCTATACACTTAGTAACTAAATCTGATCTGGTTTTAAGAGACATTGATTTGTTTAAAAAAATTAATAAAAATGGACTATTACCAAAAGATATAGAACATCTTGATTCAAAAGTAATGATAACATTTTCATTTTCATCATTGGATGAAAAAGTAGCTAAAATTTTTGAACCAAATGTTCCAAACCTAAACAGAAGGTTAAAAGCTATTAAAAAATTAAAAGATGAAAAATTTTTAGTAGGAGTATCATTAATGCCACTTCTTCCTTTTATTTCAGATTCATATAATGCTATTGATAAATTTGTTTCTATTTTCAGTGATATTGGAGTTGATTATATTTTTGGAGGGCCTCTTACATTATTTGGGGATGGAAATAATGATTCTAAAACAAAATATTATAAGATACTTAATGAAAACTTTCCTAAATTTGTTGAACCTACTAAAAATATTTTTAAAGAAAAAGATTATCCTAATATTAACTATCAAAATAATATTTATAAAAATCTAGAGAATGTTTGTAGGAGATATAATATTAAAAATTCAATTGTTTAG
- a CDS encoding adenylyltransferase/cytidyltransferase family protein, which produces MKNMIGISADFDPVHLGHMKLIEKGKEIAEKTGDEVVIYLNKGYSANHAPFFTPFEARKDMALAAGADKVVGIEGLHHRLTLAYSVPIRIAMMIEDGVVDYVDAANVSTPEIIKYAQKFVKQGIFVGIPRNLPNRNVIRWFAVNEFLKEKYGRNMDFHIIPELEINNKEVNDKEFNDKEANGKESIGKISGREIRKSIIKNNMEIPEETKELLPKTTIKILQREIKKGTIPGRRNWDIIKKRMNTCSRPNLMNISYLNGNAINEIIKGRVYRDEESIWATFRRAGYGPVLTRLAISSIEEGVTRQEVVNLMKSYEEKGVIPKEQSVDKVIERSFYVADKCEKGEAASVANREFRSNSNIKIDDIPLFIDAGLYLTKFETKVLKRNLNNDLKEEASEKNKLNPQIYINKDGKLSCEIRVENKKIKTNLRLHSRDVTYIRYILDSQFIPVSAKIIKKKEGFRIRIFIHNQ; this is translated from the coding sequence GTGAAAAATATGATTGGAATAAGTGCAGATTTTGACCCAGTACATTTAGGGCATATGAAGCTAATAGAAAAGGGAAAAGAAATAGCTGAAAAAACTGGAGATGAAGTAGTAATATATCTAAACAAAGGTTATAGTGCAAATCATGCGCCATTTTTCACTCCATTTGAAGCAAGAAAAGACATGGCATTAGCTGCAGGAGCAGATAAAGTAGTGGGTATTGAAGGACTTCACCATAGACTAACTTTAGCATATAGTGTACCAATCAGAATAGCTATGATGATAGAAGATGGAGTAGTGGATTATGTAGATGCTGCCAATGTATCAACTCCAGAAATTATTAAATATGCACAAAAATTTGTAAAACAGGGAATATTTGTAGGGATCCCAAGGAATCTTCCCAATCGTAATGTTATAAGATGGTTTGCTGTTAATGAATTTCTAAAAGAGAAATACGGAAGAAATATGGATTTTCATATCATTCCAGAATTAGAAATTAATAATAAAGAAGTTAATGATAAAGAATTTAATGATAAAGAAGCTAATGGTAAAGAATCTATTGGTAAAATATCTGGAAGAGAAATTAGAAAATCCATTATTAAAAATAATATGGAAATACCAGAAGAAACAAAAGAACTACTTCCAAAAACAACAATAAAAATTCTTCAAAGAGAAATAAAAAAAGGAACAATACCTGGAAGGAGAAATTGGGATATTATAAAAAAAAGAATGAATACTTGTTCTAGGCCTAATTTAATGAATATATCTTATCTAAATGGAAATGCAATTAATGAGATAATAAAAGGAAGAGTTTATAGAGATGAAGAGTCTATATGGGCAACATTTAGAAGAGCAGGTTATGGTCCAGTCCTTACTCGTTTAGCTATTAGCTCAATTGAAGAAGGAGTGACAAGACAAGAAGTAGTAAACTTAATGAAAAGCTATGAAGAAAAAGGAGTTATACCTAAAGAACAAAGTGTTGATAAGGTAATTGAAAGATCATTTTACGTTGCAGATAAATGTGAAAAAGGTGAAGCTGCTAGTGTAGCTAATAGAGAATTTAGAAGTAATTCCAATATTAAAATAGACGATATTCCACTATTTATTGATGCAGGATTATACCTTACAAAATTTGAAACAAAAGTATTGAAGAGAAATCTAAATAATGATTTAAAAGAAGAAGCTTCAGAAAAAAATAAATTAAATCCTCAAATTTATATTAATAAAGATGGAAAACTTTCTTGTGAGATTAGAGTTGAGAATAAAAAAATAAAAACCAATCTAAGATTACATAGTAGAGATGTTACTTATATAAGGTATATTCTTGATTCACAATTTATACCAGTATCTGCTAAAATAATAAAGAAAAAAGAAGGATTTAGAATAAGGATTTTTATACATAATCAATGA
- a CDS encoding TIGR00269 family protein has protein sequence MENCTKCGNPKIIIKRKQSGQALCKECFIESIQKKVIKTIKKEELLEKGDKVLVALSGGKDSVTLLDILDTFRKRNIIDICAVTVDEGISGYRQDGVEIAIRHAERLGIEHKVVSFKDSFNITLDEVMKIPNYRGSCTYCGVFRRWIINRAARDFSATKIATGHNLDDETQAILMNYLEGNVDNLTKIGPKTDSKSPLFTPKIKPLREIPEKEIGLYALAKDLEVHFAGCPYSEESFRGEIGQIIKNLSKDHPTIMYSTLRGFDKIKKALKKEYKSEFTFESCTICGEPSSNEICRACTFLNELK, from the coding sequence ATGGAAAATTGTACAAAATGTGGAAATCCTAAGATTATAATAAAGAGAAAACAATCAGGACAGGCTTTATGTAAAGAATGTTTTATTGAAAGTATTCAGAAAAAAGTAATAAAGACTATAAAAAAAGAAGAACTTCTTGAAAAAGGAGATAAAGTTCTTGTAGCTCTTTCAGGAGGTAAAGATAGTGTAACCCTTCTTGATATTCTTGATACTTTTAGAAAGCGTAATATAATAGATATTTGTGCTGTAACTGTTGATGAAGGGATAAGTGGATATCGCCAAGATGGTGTTGAAATAGCTATTCGTCATGCAGAAAGACTTGGAATAGAACATAAAGTAGTTTCATTTAAAGACTCTTTCAATATTACTCTCGATGAGGTGATGAAAATTCCTAATTATAGAGGTTCATGTACTTATTGTGGAGTATTTCGTCGTTGGATAATAAATCGAGCTGCAAGAGATTTTTCTGCTACTAAAATTGCTACTGGTCACAACCTTGATGATGAAACTCAAGCAATATTAATGAATTATCTTGAAGGAAATGTTGATAATTTAACTAAAATAGGTCCTAAAACAGATTCAAAAAGTCCTCTTTTTACTCCAAAAATAAAACCTCTTAGAGAGATTCCTGAAAAAGAAATTGGATTATATGCTTTAGCAAAGGACTTAGAAGTCCATTTTGCAGGTTGTCCTTATTCAGAAGAGTCTTTTCGAGGTGAAATTGGACAAATAATTAAAAATTTGTCTAAAGATCATCCTACTATCATGTATTCTACGCTTAGAGGTTTTGATAAAATCAAAAAAGCTTTAAAGAAAGAATATAAAAGTGAATTTACTTTTGAAAGTTGTACTATTTGTGGTGAACCGTCTTCAAATGAAATATGTAGGGCATGTACTTTTTTAAATGAGTTAAAATGA
- a CDS encoding CDGSH iron-sulfur domain-containing protein yields MKIKITKDGPYIVTGNIPLHNEIIACDEEGNTIGFKEKEKIDSSETYTLCRCGESKNKPFCDGSHLKINFDGTEVVSKKIYEESLTTFETDKIRLDDAIELCDHSRFCQKDEGIRKLIEKGNPESIKIAKEQASNCPSGRLLILDKESGESTEKEYEKEIVILYDQGKDCEGPIWVKGKIPIESEDGDFYEKRNRITLCRCGKSNHKPFCDGKHWMSPEMEYKFRKKWNLKDLD; encoded by the coding sequence ATGAAAATTAAAATAACAAAGGACGGCCCATACATAGTGACTGGGAATATTCCACTGCATAATGAAATAATAGCTTGTGATGAAGAAGGAAATACTATTGGTTTTAAAGAAAAAGAAAAAATAGATTCTAGTGAAACATATACTCTTTGTAGATGTGGAGAAAGTAAAAATAAACCGTTTTGTGATGGGTCTCATTTGAAAATCAACTTCGATGGAACTGAAGTTGTTAGTAAAAAAATATATGAAGAAAGCTTAACTACATTTGAAACAGATAAAATACGTTTAGACGATGCAATAGAACTTTGTGATCATTCTAGATTCTGTCAAAAAGATGAAGGAATCAGAAAGTTAATAGAAAAAGGAAATCCTGAATCAATAAAAATTGCAAAAGAACAAGCTTCTAACTGTCCATCTGGAAGACTCTTAATTTTAGATAAAGAAAGTGGAGAATCTACAGAAAAAGAATATGAAAAGGAAATTGTAATACTATATGATCAAGGTAAAGATTGTGAAGGACCTATATGGGTTAAAGGTAAAATTCCTATAGAAAGTGAAGATGGTGATTTTTATGAAAAAAGAAATCGAATAACACTTTGTAGATGTGGAAAATCAAACCACAAGCCTTTTTGTGATGGTAAACATTGGATGTCTCCAGAAATGGAATATAAATTCAGAAAAAAATGGAACTTAAAAGATCTTGATTAA
- a CDS encoding 4Fe-4S cluster-binding domain-containing protein, with amino-acid sequence MDFNYFDKLYINSHAKELAKVNNSGGDYIDNVYMWHTSLIDDPPYISLAIFFNYCSLDCLTCCNRLLLSGSGGCTPFHLNDIDNHKDNIDSTTIVGGEPFAQDLTNIRNILQRTKDLGLRTNALTNGLHLWEPEVHKLWPLIDHINLHVTEEFLALGLYDRVDELPFDVDYNIIWHPNNIPFVLDCMGLLDGDKFFIKKDFMFGGEKYIPTKI; translated from the coding sequence TTGGATTTTAATTATTTTGATAAGTTATATATTAATTCACATGCGAAGGAATTAGCTAAAGTTAATAATAGTGGAGGAGATTATATAGATAATGTTTATATGTGGCATACATCACTTATAGATGATCCTCCATACATTAGCTTAGCTATATTCTTTAACTATTGCTCACTCGACTGTTTAACCTGTTGCAATCGTTTATTATTATCTGGAAGCGGTGGCTGTACTCCGTTTCATTTAAATGATATTGATAATCATAAAGACAATATCGATAGTACAACGATCGTAGGAGGAGAACCGTTTGCTCAGGATCTAACTAATATTCGTAATATTTTACAACGTACTAAAGATCTTGGTTTAAGAACTAACGCTCTCACAAATGGTTTACATCTTTGGGAGCCTGAGGTACATAAATTGTGGCCATTAATTGATCATATCAACCTTCACGTGACAGAAGAATTTTTAGCACTTGGTTTATATGATAGAGTTGATGAGTTGCCTTTTGATGTGGATTATAATATTATTTGGCATCCTAATAATATTCCGTTTGTTTTGGATTGTATGGGTTTATTAGATGGTGATAAGTTTTTTATTAAGAAAGATTTTATGTTCGGTGGGGAAAAATATATCCCAACTAAAATTTAA
- a CDS encoding NAD(P)-binding domain-containing protein has product MKIGFIGFGEVASTISKKLLDNNVNVLSSINGRSDKTKKLAKNSGIDLVNSFEDVALSSDILISTVSPFEALEISKKYGVLTNGIFLDLNNISPKTTLEIFDFFKGINETKSSNFIKGSIIGKISSKNQIIYLSGENSNDLLLLKDYGLNIKVIGSNITDASYIKMIRSIYSKSLTAVTYEAFKISESFNMGDEFFEVLSITEGKDFEIQAKSRIKSLKNSHERKYEEMSEILKFLENIQSSNDFKDNNMIKATQNKFKEIK; this is encoded by the coding sequence TTGAAAATAGGCTTCATTGGTTTTGGAGAGGTTGCTTCAACGATTTCAAAAAAACTTTTAGATAACAATGTTAATGTTTTAAGCTCTATAAATGGTCGAAGTGATAAAACAAAGAAATTAGCTAAAAATTCTGGAATAGATTTGGTTAATAGCTTTGAAGATGTTGCTTTATCTTCCGATATTTTAATATCTACTGTCTCTCCTTTTGAAGCTTTAGAAATATCTAAAAAATATGGGGTATTAACTAATGGAATTTTTTTAGATTTAAATAATATTTCTCCTAAAACGACTTTAGAAATATTTGACTTTTTTAAGGGTATAAATGAAACAAAATCCTCAAATTTTATAAAAGGATCTATCATTGGGAAAATATCTTCTAAAAATCAGATCATTTATCTTTCTGGGGAAAATTCTAATGATTTACTTCTTTTAAAAGACTATGGACTTAATATTAAAGTTATAGGAAGTAATATTACAGATGCTTCCTATATAAAAATGATTAGGAGCATTTATTCAAAATCACTTACAGCTGTAACTTATGAGGCTTTTAAAATTTCAGAAAGCTTCAATATGGGAGATGAGTTTTTTGAAGTTTTATCTATTACTGAAGGTAAAGATTTTGAAATTCAAGCTAAATCAAGAATTAAGAGTTTAAAAAATTCACATGAAAGAAAATATGAAGAAATGAGCGAAATTTTAAAATTTTTAGAAAACATTCAATCTTCAAATGATTTTAAAGATAATAATATGATTAAAGCTACACAAAATAAATTTAAAGAAATAAAATAG
- a CDS encoding archaeosine biosynthesis radical SAM protein RaSEA, producing the protein MEIQKLNKEIRDNYLERMKIRPPERLSVSWYQDDLLYRGSGKSLFVIVPTPGCSWALGDSGGCTMCSYISDCTLEPIDDELIIQLFKKELDKHLDDIKTDGKTMPIAIKIFVSGSFLNPQEISKEVRCEILETISKIDEIKEVIVESRPEYVKKEAIEEIFPIIGDRLFEVSIGLESQNEFIREEKINKGFSKEDFEKAVNIMAKIDNDEDNDYKAKSKAYIFIKPILTSEKEAIDEAIQTAYYAESVGVSRVSFCPATIHKGTIIERFWRKGSYQPPWIWSVIEVINETRKNLNIPSFMDTSGFGSRRGPYNCKKCNKDLKHTIIDSNIKQSVIDDYECQCKNEWLAEINSKNFNKSKTKIKHLPLI; encoded by the coding sequence ATGGAAATTCAAAAACTTAATAAAGAAATAAGAGATAATTACCTTGAAAGAATGAAAATAAGACCTCCAGAAAGGTTATCTGTAAGTTGGTATCAAGATGATTTACTTTATAGAGGATCTGGAAAAAGTTTATTTGTAATAGTGCCAACTCCAGGCTGTTCATGGGCATTAGGAGATTCTGGAGGATGTACTATGTGTAGCTATATTTCAGACTGTACATTAGAACCAATTGATGATGAACTGATCATTCAATTATTTAAAAAAGAGTTAGATAAACATCTAGATGATATAAAAACTGATGGTAAAACTATGCCAATAGCTATTAAGATATTTGTTTCAGGAAGCTTTCTAAATCCTCAAGAGATTTCTAAAGAAGTTCGATGTGAAATACTTGAAACTATCTCAAAAATAGATGAAATAAAAGAAGTTATAGTTGAATCTCGTCCAGAATATGTAAAAAAAGAAGCTATTGAGGAAATATTTCCAATTATTGGAGATAGGTTATTTGAGGTAAGCATTGGATTAGAATCTCAAAATGAATTTATAAGAGAAGAAAAGATTAACAAAGGATTTTCAAAAGAAGACTTTGAAAAAGCTGTAAACATAATGGCAAAAATAGATAATGATGAAGATAATGATTATAAGGCTAAATCTAAAGCATATATTTTCATAAAACCAATTTTAACATCAGAAAAAGAAGCAATAGATGAAGCTATTCAAACAGCATACTATGCAGAAAGTGTTGGAGTAAGTAGAGTTTCTTTTTGTCCAGCAACAATACACAAAGGAACAATAATAGAAAGATTTTGGAGAAAAGGATCTTATCAACCCCCTTGGATATGGAGTGTAATTGAAGTCATAAATGAGACTAGAAAAAATTTAAATATTCCTTCATTTATGGATACATCAGGTTTTGGATCTCGTAGAGGACCATATAATTGTAAAAAATGTAATAAAGATCTTAAACACACTATTATTGATTCAAATATTAAACAAAGTGTTATTGATGATTATGAATGCCAGTGTAAAAATGAATGGCTAGCTGAAATAAATTCTAAAAATTTTAATAAATCTAAAACAAAAATTAAACATTTACCCCTTATATGA
- a CDS encoding damage-control phosphatase ARMT1 family protein — translation MKVYYECGACFLRQSKDAMDLATDDDVLKLELIEEILDFLAKNFNEGASSNKLGSAVHRIIKEKTNCDDPYYKEKIIGNKIALEFLPKIQKLLEKDNTLENYIKIAIVGNILDFGALGLDFNPQNFILSNLKKKLAINDIDKLKKAISNHNRLLYLADNTGEIVFDKLLIEKLREFGLEITVALKEKPILNDACLEDALDVGLNEIANLTTIGTDSVGIVYEEASEEFRKIFDSHDFIISKGLGNYEGLTEIDLENKDVFCLLCVKCSAIAKDIDLEEKDNVLLKL, via the coding sequence ATGAAAGTTTATTATGAATGTGGTGCTTGTTTTCTTCGTCAATCTAAAGATGCAATGGATTTAGCAACTGATGATGATGTTTTAAAACTAGAATTAATAGAAGAAATACTGGATTTTTTAGCTAAAAATTTTAATGAAGGTGCATCTTCTAATAAATTAGGTTCAGCTGTACATAGAATCATAAAAGAGAAAACTAATTGTGATGATCCTTACTATAAAGAAAAAATCATTGGGAATAAAATAGCTCTTGAATTCCTTCCTAAAATTCAAAAACTCTTAGAAAAAGATAACACTCTTGAAAATTATATTAAAATAGCTATTGTAGGTAATATACTAGATTTTGGAGCTTTGGGTCTTGATTTCAACCCTCAAAATTTCATACTTTCTAATTTAAAAAAGAAATTAGCTATAAATGATATTGATAAACTCAAAAAAGCTATTTCTAATCATAATCGCTTACTTTATCTTGCAGATAATACTGGTGAGATTGTTTTTGATAAACTACTTATTGAGAAATTAAGAGAGTTTGGATTAGAGATCACTGTTGCTCTTAAAGAAAAACCAATTCTTAATGATGCTTGTTTAGAAGATGCATTAGATGTTGGCCTTAATGAAATTGCTAATTTAACAACTATTGGTACTGATTCGGTTGGCATAGTATATGAAGAAGCTTCTGAAGAATTTAGGAAAATTTTCGATTCTCATGATTTTATAATATCTAAGGGTCTTGGAAATTATGAAGGCTTAACTGAAATTGATCTTGAAAATAAAGATGTTTTTTGTCTTTTATGTGTAAAATGTAGCGCTATAGCTAAAGATATTGATCTTGAAGAGAAAGATAATGTGCTTTTAAAGTTATGA
- a CDS encoding DUF308 domain-containing protein, translating into MKKSMLSILAIVLGLIIIAFPMVGLIGAQAIIGVAVLLMGVFLLISGISEVDYSPSRGIATVIIGILILILGLILLFSPNTFAFLAALTIYLAGILLIIAGLVTLIGNKDSGFSFWSGVLGIILGVIYIILGTYARDPMVLGALIGIWLILTGIIRLLDN; encoded by the coding sequence ATGAAAAAATCAATGCTTAGTATTTTAGCAATAGTATTAGGTTTAATTATAATAGCATTTCCAATGGTAGGGTTAATTGGTGCTCAAGCTATTATTGGTGTGGCCGTTCTTTTAATGGGTGTATTTTTATTAATTAGTGGAATTTCAGAAGTAGATTATAGTCCCAGCAGAGGCATAGCTACAGTAATTATTGGTATTTTAATATTAATTTTAGGTTTAATCTTATTATTTAGTCCAAATACCTTTGCATTTTTAGCTGCTCTGACAATATACTTAGCTGGAATATTACTTATTATTGCAGGACTAGTAACATTAATTGGAAATAAAGATAGTGGTTTTTCATTTTGGAGTGGAGTTCTTGGAATAATATTAGGTGTTATATATATAATTTTAGGAACTTATGCTAGAGATCCTATGGTTTTAGGAGCATTAATAGGTATCTGGTTAATATTAACTGGAATAATTAGACTTCTTGATAATTAA
- the mer gene encoding 5,10-methylenetetrahydromethanopterin reductase: protein MKFGIEFVPNEPIDKIAKLVKLAEDVGFEYVWITDHYNNKNVYEALALLAEATETIKLGPGVTNPYVRSPAVTAAAIATLDELSNGRATLGIGPGDKATFDALGIEWTKPVSTIKSAIEMMETLMSGGKTESGAQLGGVKAVQDKIPIYMGAQGPMMLKTAGECSDGALINASNPKDFEAAVPLIEEGAKAGGKSMSDVDVAAYTCCSIAADSAAAVNAAKIVVAFIAAGSPPPVLQRHGLPEGINEKLGGLIGKGDFGGAIGAVSDDLMEAFSVCGTPDEFIPKIEALGEMGVTQYVAGSPIGPDKEESIKLLGDVISSF, encoded by the coding sequence ATGAAGTTCGGTATCGAATTTGTTCCAAATGAACCAATTGATAAAATTGCAAAGCTTGTTAAATTGGCAGAAGACGTAGGATTTGAATATGTCTGGATTACTGACCATTACAACAACAAGAACGTATATGAAGCATTAGCTTTATTAGCTGAAGCAACAGAGACTATTAAATTAGGACCTGGTGTAACCAATCCTTATGTAAGAAGTCCAGCTGTAACAGCTGCAGCAATTGCTACTTTAGATGAATTATCCAATGGTAGAGCTACTCTAGGTATTGGACCTGGAGACAAAGCTACTTTCGATGCTCTCGGAATTGAATGGACAAAACCAGTAAGTACCATCAAAAGTGCTATAGAAATGATGGAAACTTTAATGTCTGGTGGAAAAACAGAGTCTGGAGCTCAACTCGGTGGAGTAAAAGCAGTCCAAGATAAAATCCCTATTTATATGGGTGCCCAAGGACCTATGATGTTAAAAACCGCAGGAGAATGTTCCGACGGTGCTTTAATTAACGCATCAAACCCTAAAGACTTTGAAGCTGCAGTGCCTTTAATTGAAGAAGGAGCTAAAGCTGGTGGAAAATCTATGTCTGATGTTGACGTAGCTGCATACACTTGCTGTTCTATTGCTGCTGATTCTGCTGCTGCTGTAAATGCTGCAAAAATTGTTGTAGCTTTCATTGCTGCTGGTTCCCCACCTCCTGTATTACAAAGACATGGATTGCCTGAAGGAATCAACGAAAAACTCGGAGGATTAATTGGTAAAGGTGACTTTGGTGGAGCTATTGGTGCAGTAAGTGACGACTTAATGGAAGCTTTCTCTGTATGTGGTACACCTGATGAGTTTATACCAAAAATCGAAGCTCTCGGAGAAATGGGTGTTACACAATACGTAGCAGGTTCCCCAATCGGACCAGATAAAGAAGAATCTATTAAATTATTAGGAGACGTTATAAGCAGCTTCTAA